The Bacteroidales bacterium genome window below encodes:
- a CDS encoding histidine kinase, whose translation MNQIKENSFLPLFLFGSKYRIWRHLIFIFVGAIITFNQVFIAYQDSQSVLGNHIYLICFSSFTLYLIAMYFNYFYLTPRFLLKNKYITYIIVLCIIVFLLPTLSLAGEYWVRNALDLPHRITSYSNPLILVDNLSASVITAICFCGISIIMLFRKWLTGNQQVARLEGEHIRSELNKLKGQITPVFLSKTLRNASASTESDPQKTSGMLMQLGQLLRYQLYDAGREKILLKSEINFLTKFIELEQKNNPGIKYCIHTEGDINNTFVAPMLFISIVQCIITDNTLLDLSFKLESRTLTFTCKPDNKKPLNEDVFSLVRQRLELQYPDKYTWALNPEMVELKIDITE comes from the coding sequence ATGAATCAGATAAAAGAAAATAGTTTTTTGCCCCTTTTTCTGTTCGGTTCAAAATACCGGATCTGGCGGCACCTGATTTTCATTTTTGTAGGGGCTATTATTACTTTCAATCAGGTATTCATTGCTTATCAGGACAGCCAGTCTGTTTTGGGCAACCACATCTATCTTATTTGCTTTTCATCATTTACACTGTACCTGATTGCCATGTACTTTAATTATTTTTACCTGACACCCAGGTTTCTTCTAAAAAACAAGTACATCACTTATATAATAGTCCTGTGCATCATTGTATTTTTACTGCCAACGCTATCCCTGGCAGGGGAATATTGGGTCCGTAACGCTTTGGATTTGCCGCACCGGATCACGTCGTACAGTAATCCGCTTATTTTGGTCGATAATTTATCGGCTTCAGTGATCACAGCTATTTGTTTTTGCGGGATCTCAATAATTATGTTGTTCCGTAAGTGGTTAACAGGAAACCAGCAGGTAGCCAGATTAGAAGGAGAACATATCCGATCGGAGTTGAATAAACTGAAAGGACAAATCACCCCTGTGTTTTTATCCAAAACACTTCGCAACGCCTCCGCTTCGACAGAATCAGATCCGCAGAAAACCTCCGGTATGTTGATGCAACTGGGACAATTATTAAGATACCAGCTATATGATGCGGGCAGGGAGAAAATTTTACTTAAATCTGAAATAAATTTCCTGACCAAATTTATCGAGTTAGAGCAAAAGAACAATCCCGGCATTAAATATTGTATTCACACCGAAGGAGATATAAACAATACTTTCGTTGCGCCGATGCTCTTTATATCCATTGTTCAATGTATAATTACGGATAACACCCTGTTGGATCTGTCATTCAAACTCGAAAGCCGGACACTCACTTTTACCTGTAAACCGGACAATAAAAAACCTTTGAATGAGGACGTATTTTCTTTGGTGAGACAACGGTTAGAGTTGCAATATCCTGATAAATACACATGGGCATTAAACCCGGAAATGGTGGAACTTAAAATAGATATAACGGAATGA
- a CDS encoding PorT family protein, giving the protein MKRIILAAILAISSTFVLTVNAQANTSFGVKLIGNLTNVEVSNIQSSSSFKPGASLGGFVKIGFGEHFSLQPELLFSYTERKINTVDEKIRFKYASVEIPVYAIGQFNVGRGKLFAGVGPNIGYGLSIDSKTEKVPGWEEGANKLELSHWYLGGGIMVGYELHNGLSINAGYKLGYDLSSKNKRSGADTQTISLGIGYCF; this is encoded by the coding sequence ATGAAACGGATTATTTTAGCAGCAATTCTTGCAATTAGTTCAACATTCGTCTTAACTGTAAATGCACAAGCCAACACTTCTTTCGGTGTGAAACTGATCGGAAATCTTACCAATGTGGAAGTATCGAACATACAAAGCAGCAGTTCCTTTAAACCCGGAGCTTCACTCGGTGGTTTTGTGAAAATCGGGTTCGGAGAGCACTTTTCCCTGCAACCGGAACTACTGTTCAGTTACACGGAAAGGAAAATAAATACTGTTGACGAAAAAATAAGATTCAAATATGCTTCGGTAGAAATCCCGGTATATGCGATAGGACAGTTCAACGTTGGCCGGGGTAAACTGTTTGCCGGTGTGGGGCCTAATATCGGTTACGGGCTCAGCATTGACTCAAAGACAGAGAAAGTGCCCGGTTGGGAAGAAGGTGCGAATAAACTGGAATTGAGCCATTGGTATTTGGGTGGAGGTATTATGGTGGGCTACGAGTTACACAATGGATTATCCATTAATGCAGGATACAAGTTAGGATATGATTTAAGCTCCAAAAACAAGAGGTCGGGAGCAGATACACAAACGATAAGTTTGGGTATAGGTTATTGTTTTTAA
- a CDS encoding CPBP family intramembrane metalloprotease: MEKLKTGTDSSTINRYKKPALFFILSTLIPWAFWFAAGQVSWITPYQDKYLQIASILACIGLFAPLVVVYWMSNKDKELRRDISKRFFNFRDIKPVYAFLTCLIMPVSIMLAQVISLPFGYSPEQFIITGNFTFSSGIFPVWFLLILAPVIEELAWHSYGTDSLRSKFNLFNASLIFGAIWGIWHMPLSTIRDYYQSNLVNDGLIYGLNFLISIIPFVLLMNWLYYKTGRNIIVAIVFHITAGLFNELFAPHPDTKIIQTILLCILATVVVLKDKKFFFEKAINN; encoded by the coding sequence ATGGAAAAGTTAAAAACAGGAACGGATAGTTCCACCATCAACAGGTATAAAAAGCCTGCATTATTTTTCATCCTGTCCACCCTTATTCCCTGGGCATTCTGGTTTGCAGCCGGACAGGTAAGTTGGATAACTCCCTATCAGGACAAATATCTTCAAATAGCGAGCATTCTGGCTTGCATCGGATTGTTTGCTCCTTTGGTTGTAGTTTATTGGATGAGCAACAAGGACAAGGAACTGAGAAGAGATATATCAAAACGGTTCTTCAATTTCAGAGATATAAAACCGGTCTACGCTTTTTTAACATGTCTGATTATGCCTGTCAGCATTATGTTGGCACAGGTAATTTCCCTACCTTTTGGGTATAGTCCCGAACAGTTCATTATCACAGGTAATTTTACTTTTTCATCAGGAATTTTTCCTGTCTGGTTTCTGTTGATACTTGCACCTGTGATTGAAGAATTGGCCTGGCATTCCTATGGAACAGACAGTTTACGAAGCAAATTCAACCTGTTTAATGCATCACTTATATTCGGGGCTATATGGGGAATATGGCACATGCCGCTCTCAACCATTAGGGATTACTATCAAAGTAATTTGGTGAATGACGGATTGATCTACGGACTGAACTTCCTGATAAGTATTATTCCTTTCGTTTTATTAATGAACTGGTTGTACTACAAAACGGGACGTAATATCATCGTCGCCATTGTATTCCATATCACAGCCGGACTTTTCAACGAATTATTCGCTCCGCATCCCGATACTAAAATCATTCAGACGATATTGCTATGCATACTGGCTACAGTTGTAGTCCTGAAAGACAAGAAGTTCTTCTTCGAGAAAGCGATCAACAATTAA
- a CDS encoding DUF177 domain-containing protein produces MNSQELFIIPFKGLSVGTHLFEWTIDKGFFTAYEMSEIDHADINVQVTLIKHDQFLEIDFLLEGWAEVPCDRCLDPLSLDIKTEAKLYVKFGDASSGEEDPGDGHDVIILPPDEDKLNVAQYLYEYAHLGLPIKRVHPDDSSGKSMCNEDMISHLEKYLVKEKNNPDIDPRWNDLKNIFDN; encoded by the coding sequence GTGAATAGTCAGGAATTATTTATCATCCCATTTAAGGGATTGTCTGTCGGGACACATTTATTTGAATGGACGATTGATAAAGGCTTTTTTACTGCGTATGAGATGTCGGAAATTGATCATGCTGATATAAATGTACAGGTTACTTTGATCAAGCATGACCAGTTTTTAGAGATTGATTTTTTATTGGAAGGTTGGGCAGAAGTGCCGTGTGACCGATGTCTGGATCCGCTATCCCTTGACATCAAAACAGAAGCCAAATTATACGTAAAGTTTGGTGATGCTTCTTCCGGTGAAGAAGATCCGGGAGATGGTCATGATGTAATTATCCTGCCGCCTGATGAAGACAAATTAAACGTTGCACAATATTTGTATGAATATGCACATTTGGGTTTACCTATAAAAAGGGTACACCCTGATGATAGTTCTGGAAAAAGTATGTGCAATGAAGATATGATCAGTCATCTTGAAAAGTACCTTGTTAAAGAAAAAAATAATCCGGATATTGATCCGAGATGGAATGATTTAAAAAATATTTTTGATAATTAA
- the rpmF gene encoding 50S ribosomal protein L32 has protein sequence MPHPKRRHSKQRRDKRRTHDKAIVPTVVKCSNCSSSVLYHRVCPSCGYYRGKLAVEKDNMVA, from the coding sequence ATGCCACATCCAAAACGTAGACATTCAAAGCAGAGAAGAGATAAAAGAAGGACGCATGACAAAGCAATCGTGCCTACGGTTGTAAAATGCTCTAACTGTTCAAGTTCGGTGTTGTATCATAGGGTTTGTCCTTCTTGTGGTTATTACAGGGGAAAATTGGCCGTGGAGAAAGACAATATGGTCGCCTAA
- the plsX gene encoding phosphate acyltransferase PlsX translates to MKIGLDVMGGDFAPEVTVLGAISAYEQLHKHVSLVLIGDEKAIIDICRREKFDPARFEIVDAPDTITMGDHPSKAFAQKTRSSIYVGYELLSAKKIDAFASAGSTGAMMVGAMYTVKSIPGILRPAIAVATPRADGNVSVLLDVGINPDCKPDILYQYGLLGSLYAEFVYNIPNPKVALLNIGAEAEKGDLLTKSTYPLMAESKDYNFIGNVEGHEIFLDKADVIVCDGFVGNVILKAAEGFSHIVKLRGIDDEFFESFNPDDYGGTPVLGINSNVIIGHGASNSVAIKNMILLSQGVIEADLPSKIKKYFITDEQD, encoded by the coding sequence ATGAAGATAGGTTTAGATGTCATGGGAGGTGATTTTGCTCCGGAAGTAACCGTACTTGGAGCCATTTCGGCATATGAACAGTTACACAAACACGTCAGTTTGGTATTGATTGGCGACGAGAAAGCCATCATTGATATTTGCCGCCGGGAAAAATTTGATCCGGCCCGGTTCGAAATAGTGGATGCACCCGATACTATTACTATGGGGGATCATCCATCGAAAGCTTTTGCACAAAAGACCCGCTCAAGTATTTATGTAGGATATGAATTATTGAGTGCGAAAAAGATTGATGCTTTTGCCAGTGCAGGAAGTACCGGAGCTATGATGGTCGGAGCCATGTATACTGTTAAGTCCATACCGGGCATTCTTCGTCCGGCTATTGCCGTTGCTACACCTCGTGCAGATGGAAATGTAAGTGTATTGTTGGATGTCGGGATCAACCCCGACTGCAAACCCGATATTTTGTATCAATATGGGTTATTGGGTTCACTATATGCTGAATTTGTATATAATATCCCCAATCCCAAAGTAGCTTTATTGAATATTGGTGCAGAAGCTGAAAAAGGAGATTTATTGACCAAATCCACATATCCTCTTATGGCCGAATCGAAAGATTATAATTTTATCGGCAATGTAGAAGGACATGAAATATTTTTGGATAAGGCCGATGTGATTGTTTGTGACGGCTTTGTCGGGAATGTGATACTGAAAGCCGCAGAAGGCTTCAGTCACATTGTAAAGTTAAGAGGGATTGATGATGAGTTTTTTGAATCATTCAATCCTGATGATTATGGAGGTACCCCTGTGTTGGGTATCAATTCAAATGTTATTATCGGTCATGGAGCATCTAACAGTGTGGCTATAAAAAATATGATATTGTTGTCACAAGGTGTGATAGAAGCCGATTTACCGTCAAAAATTAAAAAGTATTTTATAACTGATGAGCAAGATTAG
- a CDS encoding ketoacyl-ACP synthase III, with protein MSKIRATITGIEAFLPEYRLTNQELSTMVDTSDEWIMQRVGIKERRILKGGLGTSEMMAEAAKKLLEKTNTSPDEIDFVLAATNTPDMWFPATAAIVCDKVGIHNAWGYDLLAACSGFIFALETVNKFIESGQYKKVLLLAGDKMSSIVDYTDRNTCPLFGDAATAMLLEPTTEDIGVIDHNFHIDGSGRHFLHLEGGGSQYPATHDTVSKRMHYVHQDGKTVFKFAVSRMADAAVEMMERHQIKPEDLAWLVPHQANLRIIDAVGRRMGLTPDKVMVNIEKYGNTTAATIPLCLFEWENQLKKGDKLILAAFGGGFTWGSMYMKWGYDPK; from the coding sequence ATGAGCAAGATTAGAGCAACCATCACAGGGATAGAAGCATTTCTTCCCGAATACAGGTTAACGAACCAGGAGCTAAGTACGATGGTTGACACTTCCGACGAATGGATCATGCAACGGGTCGGAATAAAAGAGAGAAGGATTTTAAAGGGAGGATTGGGCACTTCGGAAATGATGGCCGAAGCGGCGAAAAAATTGTTGGAAAAAACCAATACATCTCCGGATGAGATTGATTTTGTCCTTGCTGCCACCAATACTCCTGATATGTGGTTTCCGGCAACAGCCGCAATTGTCTGTGATAAAGTAGGCATACACAATGCCTGGGGATATGACTTGCTGGCGGCATGTTCGGGATTTATCTTCGCTTTGGAAACCGTCAATAAATTCATCGAATCAGGTCAGTATAAGAAAGTCCTTTTATTAGCCGGTGATAAAATGTCGTCCATTGTTGATTATACAGACCGGAATACCTGTCCTTTATTTGGAGATGCGGCAACAGCGATGTTGCTGGAGCCAACTACCGAAGACATCGGTGTCATCGACCATAATTTCCATATAGATGGTTCGGGCCGTCATTTCCTTCATCTGGAAGGAGGAGGCTCCCAATATCCGGCTACCCACGATACCGTCAGTAAACGCATGCATTATGTACACCAGGACGGAAAAACCGTATTTAAGTTTGCTGTTTCCCGGATGGCTGATGCTGCCGTCGAAATGATGGAACGGCATCAGATCAAACCTGAGGACCTGGCATGGTTGGTCCCCCATCAGGCAAATCTGCGCATCATTGATGCTGTGGGACGTAGAATGGGATTAACACCTGATAAGGTAATGGTGAATATTGAAAAATACGGCAATACCACTGCTGCCACCATTCCTCTTTGCCTGTTTGAATGGGAAAATCAATTGAAGAAAGGTGATAAGCTGATTTTAGCCGCTTTTGGTGGAGGTTTTACCTGGGGATCCATGTATATGAAATGGGGATACGACCCTAAATAA
- a CDS encoding sulfide/dihydroorotate dehydrogenase-like FAD/NAD-binding protein: MNRIIKKEFLSENVFRMEIEAPRIAKSRKAGHFIIVRLDEGGERIPLTIADADVDAGTITLIVQKVGCSSAKMSKLNEGDFIHDVVGPLGNATHVEKVGTVICAGGGVGIAPLFPIVQAFKHAGNRVITVLAARTADLLIYEKEMGEFSDELIIMTDDGSRGRKGLVTHGMEEVIKREKVHQAVVIGPAIMMKFAAALTQKYNIPTMASLNTIMVDGTGMCGACRCSVGGKTKFVCVDGPEFDAHQVDFDEMLQRMEAYKDEEMATYQNYLLNQG, from the coding sequence ATGAATAGAATTATTAAAAAAGAGTTTTTATCTGAAAATGTTTTTCGGATGGAAATCGAGGCTCCGCGTATCGCTAAAAGCAGGAAAGCAGGACATTTTATTATTGTCCGCCTGGACGAAGGGGGAGAACGGATCCCGCTCACCATTGCCGATGCTGATGTTGATGCCGGGACCATCACCTTAATTGTGCAAAAAGTAGGATGTTCATCGGCAAAAATGTCGAAATTAAATGAAGGGGACTTCATTCATGATGTGGTGGGACCTTTGGGCAATGCTACCCATGTGGAAAAAGTCGGGACGGTTATCTGTGCAGGGGGAGGAGTGGGGATAGCTCCTTTATTTCCTATTGTACAGGCATTTAAACATGCAGGAAATCGTGTCATCACAGTGTTGGCCGCACGTACTGCCGATCTGTTGATCTATGAAAAAGAAATGGGCGAATTCTCTGATGAACTCATTATCATGACTGATGACGGATCCCGTGGAAGGAAAGGTTTGGTGACCCACGGAATGGAAGAAGTGATCAAACGTGAAAAAGTACATCAGGCTGTGGTGATCGGACCGGCCATTATGATGAAATTTGCTGCGGCGCTCACGCAGAAATATAATATACCGACTATGGCCAGCCTCAATACCATTATGGTCGACGGGACGGGGATGTGTGGTGCATGCCGTTGCTCTGTAGGAGGGAAAACGAAATTTGTATGTGTCGATGGTCCGGAATTTGATGCGCATCAGGTCGATTTCGATGAGATGCTGCAACGAATGGAAGCATATAAAGACGAAGAAATGGCTACTTATCAGAATTATCTGCTGAATCAGGGATAA
- the gltA gene encoding NADPH-dependent glutamate synthase, which yields MNTSEYLKEERNQPWREEIRKSVKNADRTKRERVSMPEQDPMVRATNQLEVNLGLTEEQAVGEATRCLDCPDPTCITGCPVNINIPKFIKYIEARKFTEAARTLKETNALPAVCGRVCPQEVQCESKCFYTLKLKKTPVAIGNLERFAADYERESGNISVPETAPSNGIKVAVVGSGPAGLAAAGDLAKSGYAVTVFEALHEIGGVLKYGIPEFRLPNIIVDVEIENLRKMGVQFESNFIVGKTSTFEDLRAEGFKAFFIGSGAGLPNFMNIPGENYIGIFSSNEYLTRVNLMGAAKPECDTPVLSGKHVAVIGGGNTAMDSVRTAKRLGAERAMIIYRRSMEEMPARKEEIHHAQQEGVEFMCLHNPVEYLADKKGRVTQMRVQKMDLGEPDASGRRRPIPIEGSEFLIDVDTVIVSVGVSPNPLISQTMPSLDVSRWGTLVVDQDTMQSSVPDLFAGGDIVRGGATVILAMGDGRKAAAGIHGYLQK from the coding sequence ATGAATACATCCGAATATTTGAAAGAAGAACGCAATCAGCCCTGGCGGGAAGAGATACGTAAATCTGTAAAGAATGCAGACAGAACCAAACGTGAACGGGTATCCATGCCGGAACAGGATCCGATGGTCCGTGCCACTAACCAGCTGGAAGTAAATCTGGGTCTTACCGAGGAACAGGCTGTAGGCGAGGCGACACGCTGCCTTGATTGTCCGGATCCTACGTGTATTACCGGATGTCCGGTAAATATCAATATTCCGAAGTTTATAAAATATATTGAAGCCCGTAAATTTACTGAGGCTGCGCGAACATTAAAAGAAACCAATGCCCTTCCCGCTGTCTGCGGCCGGGTATGCCCACAGGAAGTACAGTGCGAATCCAAATGTTTTTACACCTTAAAACTGAAAAAAACACCGGTAGCCATCGGTAACCTGGAACGTTTCGCCGCCGATTACGAACGTGAATCAGGGAATATATCCGTGCCTGAAACAGCGCCTTCCAATGGTATAAAAGTAGCTGTCGTAGGTTCCGGTCCTGCCGGCTTAGCCGCAGCAGGCGACCTGGCAAAATCGGGATACGCGGTTACGGTATTTGAAGCGTTACACGAAATTGGCGGGGTACTAAAATACGGGATTCCTGAATTCCGCCTGCCTAATATCATTGTGGACGTGGAGATAGAGAATCTGCGTAAAATGGGTGTACAGTTCGAATCTAATTTTATTGTCGGGAAAACCAGCACTTTTGAAGACCTCCGGGCCGAAGGCTTTAAAGCCTTTTTTATCGGAAGCGGGGCCGGACTTCCTAATTTCATGAATATCCCGGGAGAAAATTACATCGGTATTTTTTCTTCCAATGAATACCTGACCCGTGTGAACCTCATGGGTGCGGCAAAACCCGAGTGTGACACACCTGTCCTGAGTGGTAAGCATGTAGCCGTGATCGGTGGTGGTAATACAGCCATGGATAGTGTACGTACCGCCAAGCGCTTAGGTGCCGAACGGGCAATGATCATCTATCGCCGCTCTATGGAAGAGATGCCTGCCCGTAAGGAGGAGATACATCATGCCCAGCAGGAGGGAGTCGAATTCATGTGCCTTCACAATCCCGTGGAATATCTGGCCGATAAAAAAGGACGGGTAACCCAGATGCGTGTCCAGAAAATGGACCTTGGCGAGCCCGATGCTTCAGGACGCAGACGTCCGATACCTATTGAAGGATCGGAATTTTTGATTGATGTGGATACGGTGATCGTCAGTGTCGGTGTGTCCCCTAATCCTTTGATCTCTCAAACGATGCCCTCACTCGATGTGTCCCGTTGGGGGACGTTGGTGGTCGATCAGGATACCATGCAGTCATCTGTACCTGATCTGTTTGCAGGTGGCGATATTGTCAGGGGAGGAGCCACCGTTATCCTGGCCATGGGAGACGGAAGAAAAGCCGCCGCCGGGATACATGGATACCTGCAGAAGTAA
- a CDS encoding cupin domain-containing protein, producing MITIMFGNHSQKGYTEIAKGIRIKTLVYGKNMLMTEFQMNQGAALPGHAHPHEQTGYLVKGCIKLYIGEQSQMLKQGDSWSIPSDVAHKAEIIEDSVAIEVFQPVREDYLKYVNENDIR from the coding sequence TTGATCACAATTATGTTTGGCAACCATTCACAAAAAGGTTATACGGAGATCGCCAAGGGCATCAGGATAAAAACACTGGTCTATGGAAAAAATATGCTGATGACCGAGTTTCAGATGAATCAGGGCGCGGCTTTACCCGGACATGCACATCCGCATGAACAAACAGGGTATCTGGTTAAAGGCTGTATTAAGCTGTACATCGGAGAACAAAGTCAAATGTTAAAACAGGGCGACAGTTGGAGCATCCCTTCGGATGTAGCTCATAAAGCGGAAATCATTGAAGATTCGGTAGCTATTGAGGTTTTTCAGCCTGTCAGGGAGGATTATCTGAAGTATGTCAATGAAAATGACATCAGGTAA
- a CDS encoding MFS transporter codes for MTTAIRKSLRDSKFARWTILIFVAFTMFCGYFISDVMAPLMELLKDEFGWSATEYGTFNMAYGWLNVALFMLIISGLILDKVGVRITGVGACILMIIGCGLKYYAVSNAFEGHIFGLRTQVFLASIGFAIFALGIESAGITVTKVIVRWFKGYEMALAMGIQVAVARLGTGLAMATTIPLAKHFQSLSAPILLGLVALCIGLIAYLVFCVMDRKLDASDAGIEEEKEEPFRVRDILSIISNRGFWLIALLCVLFYSAVFPFLKYATSLMINKYNVVPEWAGNIPAILPFGTILLTPLFGGIYDKKGKGATIMMIGATMLIGIHFLFSLPVLNVWWFAAFLMILLGIAFSLVPSAMWPSVPKIIPENKIGTAYALIFWVQNIGLSLVPFIIGLVLDKFCIIGERITEKGEAVALYDYTLPMIIFTCLGVLALIVSVMLKREDKRKGYGLELPNIRKG; via the coding sequence ATGACAACAGCCATAAGAAAAAGCCTGCGAGATTCAAAATTTGCCCGTTGGACAATCCTGATATTCGTAGCATTTACCATGTTTTGCGGATATTTCATTTCAGATGTGATGGCTCCGTTGATGGAGCTGTTAAAAGATGAATTCGGCTGGAGTGCCACTGAATACGGCACATTCAACATGGCATACGGATGGCTGAATGTCGCCCTTTTTATGTTGATCATCAGCGGATTAATCCTGGACAAGGTAGGTGTACGTATCACCGGGGTAGGCGCCTGTATTTTGATGATCATCGGTTGCGGATTAAAATATTATGCGGTATCAAATGCTTTTGAAGGACATATCTTCGGTCTCAGGACACAGGTTTTTCTGGCAAGTATCGGCTTCGCCATCTTTGCCCTGGGTATAGAATCTGCCGGGATCACAGTCACCAAGGTAATTGTAAGGTGGTTCAAAGGATATGAAATGGCCCTGGCAATGGGTATCCAGGTAGCTGTAGCGCGTCTGGGCACCGGATTGGCCATGGCGACCACGATTCCCCTGGCCAAACATTTTCAGAGCTTATCGGCTCCTATATTGCTGGGATTGGTCGCGTTATGTATCGGACTGATCGCCTACCTCGTCTTTTGTGTGATGGACCGCAAACTGGATGCTTCGGATGCCGGAATAGAAGAAGAAAAAGAAGAGCCTTTCCGCGTCAGGGACATATTGTCCATTATTTCCAACAGGGGATTCTGGCTGATCGCCCTGCTTTGTGTATTGTTTTATTCCGCAGTATTCCCCTTTCTGAAATACGCTACATCACTGATGATCAACAAATATAATGTAGTTCCTGAATGGGCCGGGAATATTCCGGCGATACTGCCGTTCGGAACCATACTGCTGACCCCCCTCTTTGGCGGCATCTATGATAAAAAGGGAAAAGGAGCCACGATCATGATGATCGGAGCGACCATGCTGATAGGCATCCATTTCCTGTTTTCACTACCGGTACTGAATGTCTGGTGGTTTGCGGCATTCCTGATGATACTGCTGGGTATCGCATTTTCGCTGGTACCATCCGCAATGTGGCCTTCGGTACCCAAAATCATTCCCGAGAACAAAATAGGCACTGCTTACGCCCTGATCTTCTGGGTACAGAATATCGGATTGAGCCTGGTACCTTTTATTATCGGACTGGTGCTGGACAAATTCTGCATCATAGGGGAAAGGATCACAGAAAAAGGAGAAGCAGTAGCGCTTTACGACTACACCCTTCCCATGATCATTTTCACCTGTCTGGGGGTACTGGCCCTTATAGTCTCCGTTATGCTGAAACGTGAAGACAAAAGAAAGGGATACGGCCTGGAATTACCGAATATCAGGAAAGGGTAA
- a CDS encoding OmpH family outer membrane protein has product MKKLNLVLVLEGVLLVAVIVLFVLVFTKKGSPSGSGIETITSGGEVNAIASGDIVYVNIDSLMQNYLYFQELAKELEAKGEKLDAELTNKQKKLQQDFADFQNKAQKGLETRTKLGEIQQQLAADEQALMQLSENYRMQLGEEQVVLQRKVLQAIMDYLKEYNKSKGYQYILGNSFGGVLLFANQGLDVTASVLEGINAKYTAENPGKKK; this is encoded by the coding sequence ATGAAAAAACTCAATTTGGTTTTAGTGCTTGAGGGCGTACTGCTGGTTGCAGTAATAGTACTTTTTGTCCTGGTTTTTACCAAAAAAGGATCGCCTTCTGGTTCTGGTATCGAAACAATAACATCCGGCGGAGAAGTGAATGCCATCGCAAGTGGGGATATTGTATATGTCAATATCGACTCATTGATGCAAAATTACCTGTATTTTCAGGAACTGGCAAAAGAATTGGAGGCAAAGGGTGAAAAGCTGGATGCCGAACTAACCAATAAGCAAAAGAAACTTCAGCAGGATTTTGCAGATTTTCAAAATAAGGCGCAGAAAGGCCTTGAGACACGTACCAAACTTGGTGAGATACAACAACAGCTTGCGGCTGATGAACAAGCCCTGATGCAACTAAGCGAAAATTACCGGATGCAGCTGGGAGAGGAGCAGGTTGTACTTCAGCGGAAAGTATTACAGGCCATCATGGATTATCTCAAAGAGTACAATAAAAGCAAAGGATATCAATATATCCTGGGTAATTCATTCGGAGGAGTCCTTTTATTCGCTAATCAGGGACTGGATGTTACCGCATCTGTACTGGAAGGGATCAATGCCAAATACACAGCGGAAAACCCGGGAAAGAAAAAATAG
- a CDS encoding WbqC family protein produces MKHILLSTAYFAPVQYYSKLLSGNIIIEKHEHYNKQSYRNRCRIYTANGPLDLVVPVVRAENPKIPVTQVEIAYDTLWQKLHFKAIESAYRRSPFFEYYVDDLIPFFTGHYRYLYDFNTRIMHTVCQLIGLPLKVQESEAYMGNGENIVDLRDGIHPKVNRQVPDPGFIPPVYTQVFEDRFGFIPNLSILDMLFNVGPETVELLAG; encoded by the coding sequence ATGAAACACATCCTGTTATCCACCGCTTACTTTGCTCCGGTACAATACTATTCAAAATTGCTGTCGGGGAATATTATTATAGAAAAACATGAGCATTACAATAAGCAGTCATACCGGAATCGTTGCCGCATATATACTGCCAATGGCCCGCTTGACCTGGTCGTGCCGGTTGTCCGAGCGGAAAATCCGAAGATCCCGGTTACACAGGTGGAAATTGCTTATGATACTTTATGGCAGAAACTTCATTTTAAAGCCATTGAATCTGCTTACCGCAGATCGCCCTTTTTCGAATATTATGTCGATGACCTGATACCCTTTTTTACCGGTCATTATCGGTATTTATACGATTTCAATACCCGGATCATGCACACGGTATGCCAATTGATCGGTCTACCGTTAAAGGTACAGGAAAGTGAAGCATATATGGGAAACGGGGAAAATATCGTCGATCTGCGTGACGGCATACATCCCAAAGTGAACCGGCAAGTACCGGATCCCGGCTTTATTCCTCCGGTTTATACACAGGTATTTGAAGACAGGTTCGGCTTTATTCCTAATTTAAGTATTCTGGATATGTTGTTCAACGTAGGACCGGAAACCGTTGAATTATTGGCCGGCTGA